The genomic DNA CAAGAAATACTATTTACAGATATTATTTTAGATAACGAAAAAATAGAAACAGCACTCCAACACAAATGGGATATGGATATATTTTCACCAAAACCATATAACAAAGAATTCTGGAAAACATACAATGTGCTTTTAGAAAGCGAAGACGAAGAAAAATTAATCGACGATCTAAGTCAGCGCGCATCACTATTTAAAGAATAAAATAAAGGCGTTACCAATACAAGCAAAAAAGCATGTATTGGTCGGGCTATCGGCAGTCGCTTCCAGGCAAAAAAGCCAGGAGAGCTTCAACAAAGCCTCTATCCCTAACGCAGGCATACCAGAAAAAGCAGTTTTAAACCCAAAAACAAAACCGCTTAAATTTGTTATATTTATAAAACAAACCCATAAAAATGTCTTTAAAAGCTTTTGTAGATTATCTAGAGTTAGAACGAAACTATTCACAGCTAACAATAAAAGCCTATTCAAAAGATATAGAAGCTTTTCAAAAATACCTAAAAAAAAATCACGAAACAACCACAATAAAAACAGCTAACTACTCACAAATAAGAAGCTGGATTGTACAATTAGTAGAAAGTAAAATTTCAAATAGAACAATAAACCGAAAAATCTCAGCATTAAACACCTATTATAAGTTCCTCTTAAAAATAGAGCAATTAAAAACAAATCCCTTAGCCAAACATAAAGCACTTAAAACAAGCAAAAAAATACAAGTGCCATTCTCACAAACAGAAGTAGCTATGGCGATAGACGATTTGCAACACGAAAACAATTTTAAAGGCTTAAGAAACAAACTAATAATAGAACTGTTTTATTCCACAGGAATACGTCGCATAGAACTAGTTAATTTAAAAATAAAAGACATTAACCAAGCCAATAAAACACTTAAAGTATTAGGAAAGAGAAATAAAGAACGCTATGTCCCACTATTAGATTCCGTAAACAAAACAATTAATCAATATATAGAAAAGCGACAAGAATTAAAAAACATAAAAGATCAAGAATATTTATTCTTAACAAAAAGAGGCGTTAAAATTTACGAAACTCTTGTTTACAGAATAATAAATGAGTATTTTAGTCTAGCATCCAATAAAGTGAAAAAGAGTCCACATATACTAAGGCACTCATTTGCCACACACTTATTAAACCAAGGTGCAGATTTAAATGCTGTTAAAGAACTCTTGGGGCATTCAAGCCTGGCAGCAACACAGGTATATACACATAATAGTATAGCTCAATTAAAAGAAGTTTACTTAAAAGCGCACCCAAGAAGTAAAAAATAACAGCCATTGTATAACTTAATTAATAGCAATGCTTATGAAAGTGAACACACAAGCAGTAAATTTCAATGCAGATCAAAAACTGTTAAACTTCATTCAAACACGAATGGATAAACTCGATAACTACTACGATAAAGTCATTAAATCCGATGTATTTTTAAAAGTTCAAAACACAAGTGATAAAGAAAATAAAATATTCGAAGCAAAAGTAAGTGTACCAGGCGATAGCTTAGTAATAAAGAAACAATGTAAAACTTTTGAAGAAGGTACAGATATGGCTGTAGCGTCACTTCAAAGGCAGTTAAAAAAGAGAAAAGAGAAATTAAGAGCACATTTATGAAAATAATTGTGAAAAATATTTTTGAATAACTAAATAAATATTTACATTTGCAGTCCGTTAGAAATAGCGGGCTTTTTTTATACGTAAAAAAAGTAACAAAAGCCGATGTAGCTCAGCTGGCTAGAGCAGCTGATTTGTAATCAGCAGGTCGTGGGTTCGAGTCCCTCCATCGGCTCTTAAAAATTAAGAAAGTGTAAAAGCTTTTTTGAAGTTCTTTAAAAAATTGAATAAAATTTAAAATTGGGGAGATACTCAAGCGGCCAACGAGGGCAGACTGTAAATCTGCTGACTACGTCTTCGCAGGTTCGAATCCTGCTCTCCCCACATTTTTTACCAAGAAAATGTAAGTTTTAAATTTGAGAATTTAAATAATTGCGAGAGTAGCTCAGTTGGTAGAGCGTCAGCCTTCCAAGCTGAATGTCGCCAGTTCGAACCTGGTCTCTCGCTCTATATTTAGCCGGTGTAGCTCAGAGGTAGAGCGTTTCCTTGGTAAGGAAGAGGTCACGGGTTCAATTCCCGTCATTGGCTCGATTTTTTAAAAAACAAAATTTGAACACTAATATTATTATATAACTAAGATTAAATTATTTAAAACATGGCAAAGGCAACTTTCGATCGTTCAAAACCACACTTAAATATTGGTACAATTGGACACGTAGATCACGGTAAAACAACTTTAACTGCTGCTATTACTAAAGTATTAGCTGATGCAGGTTTATCAGAAGCAAGAGATTTCGATACTATCGATAACGCTCCAGAAGAAAAAGAAAGAGGTATTACAATTAATACTTCACACGTAGAGTATCAAACAGCTAACCGTCACTATGCACACGTAGATTGTCCAGGTCACGCCGATTATGTTAAGAACATGGTAACTGGTGCTGCACAAATGGATGGTGCTATTTTAGTAGTAGCTGCGACTGATGGTCCTATGCCACAAACTCGTGAGCACATCTTATTAGGTCGTCAAGTAGGTATCCCAAGAATTGTTGTATTCTTAAACAAAGTGGATATGGTTGATGATGAAGAGTTATTAGAGTTAGTAGATATGGAAGTTCGTGAATTATTATCATTCTACGAATATGATGGTGATAATGGACCTGTAGTATCTGGTTCTGCTTTAGGAGCTTTAAATGGTGAGCAAAAATGGGTTGATACTGTTTTAGAATTAATGGAGCAAGTTGATGCTTGGATTGAAGAGCCTTTAAGAGAAGTAGATAAGGATTTCTTAATGCCAATCGAAGATGTATTCTCTATTACTGGACGTGGTACTGTAGCAACTGGTCGTATTGAAACTGGTATTGCTAACACTGGAGATCCTGTAGAGATTATTGGTATGGGTGCAGAAAAATTAACTTCTACTATTACAGGAATCGAGATGTTCCGTCAAATATTAGATAGAGGAGAAGCTGGTGATAATGCTGGTATCTTATTAAGAGGTATTGAGAAGTCTCAAATATCTAGAGGTATGGTTATTACTAAGCCAGGTTCTGTAACACCACACGCTAAGTTTAAAGCAGAGGTTTATATCCTTAAAAAAGAAGAAGGTGGACGTCACACTCCATTCCATAATAACTACCGTCCACAGTTTTACGTACGTACAACTGATGTAACTGGTAACATTGCACTTCCTGATGGAGTTGAGATGGTTATGCCAGGAGATAACTTAACAATCACAGTTGAGCTTATCAATACAATTGCAATGAATGTTGGTCTTCGTTTCGCTATCCGTGAAGGAGGAAGAACAGTTGGAGCTGGTCAGGTAACTGAGATTTTAGACTAATTTTTTAGTCTTTTAAATATAAAGGTTAAGGTGTCCCGTTATTCGTGGCACCTTGACTTATATTTACGGGTTTAGCTCAGTTGGTAGAGCACTGGTCTCCAAAACCAGGTGTCGGGAGTTCGAGTCTCTCAACCCGTGCTTAGAGAGTTATAGTTTTAGCTTTTAACTCTTACACAAATTAAATGCTTGTAAAACAAGTGTTAGTAAAACAAAACATTAAAAATGGCTGGAATAGTAAATTATATAAAGGAATCATTTGGAGAGTTAAAAAACAATGTAACATGGACTCCTTGGTCAGAAGTTCAAAGCTTAACTATTTTAGTTGCTGTGTTTTCAATTGTTTTTTCATTAGCTATATGGGGAATTGATACTGTATTCAGTAAAGTGATAGGTTTCTATTTTAATAATTTTGTAAACTAAGATTATTATGGCAGAAGTTGGAGAGAAAAAATGGTATGTTGTTAGAGCTGTAAGTGGTCAAGAAAATAAGATAAAAACTTATATAGAAAACGAAATAGCTAGACTTGGTTTACAAGATTATGTAGAACAAGTATTGGTACCAACAGAAAATGTAGTTCAAATACGTAACGGTAAAAAAATAAACAAAGAGAAAGTTTATTTTAGTGGTTACATAATGATAAAAGCAAATTTAACAGGTGAAGTGCCGCATATTATTAAAGGTATTACAAATGTTATAGGTTTTTTAGGAGCTACAAAAGGAGGTGATCCTTTACCATTAAGACAATCTGAAGTTAATAGAATGTTAGGTAAAGTAGATGAATTAACTGTAGAGGCAGATACAAATGTTGCAATTCCTTACACAAAAGGGGAAACAGTTAAGGTTATTGATGGTCCTTTTAATGGATTTGATGGTACAATAGAAAATATAAACGAAGAAAAACGTAAGCTTGAAGTAATGGTTAAGATTTTTGGAAGAAAAACACCACTTGAATTAAGTTACATGCAAGTTGAAAAAATATAATAATTGTTACAATAAAGATGGGATTGATTTTCGCTTCCAATTGAAAATCGATACCGAACTAAATTATTAAAAATGGCAAAAGAATTAGGTAAAGTAGTTAAGTTACAAGTAAGGGGAGGTGCAGCGAATCCGTCGCCACCGGTTGGACCCGCTTTAGGTGCTGCTGGAGTTAATATCATGGAGTTCTGTAAGCAGTTTAATGCTAGAACACAAGATAAAGCTGGTAAAGTATTACCAGTTGTAATCTCAGTTTACAAAGACAAATCATTTGACTTTGTAATTAAAACTCCTCCAGCTGCAGTACAATTATTAGAAGCGGCCAAGGTGAAAAAAGGATCAGGTGAACCTCACGTACGTAAAGTAGCAAAGGTTTCTTGGGATCAAATCAAAACTATTGCAGAAGATAAAATGGTAGATTTAAACGCATTTACTATCGACTCTGCAATGAAAATGATTGCTGGAACAGCAAGATCTATGGGTATAACTGTTAAAGGTGGAGACGCACCAAATTAACCTAAAAAGATTTAAAAGAGATGGCAAGATTAACAAAGAAACGTAAAGAAGCTGTAGCAAAATTAGAAAAGGATAAAGTATATTCAGTTCAAGAAGCTTCAGCATTAATAAAAGAAATTACCAACACAAAGTTTGATGCATCTGTTGATTTAGCAGTGCGTTTAGGAGTAGATCCTAGAAAAGCTAACCAAATGGTAAGAGGTGTAGTATCTCTTCCTCATGGTACTGGTAAAGATGTAAAAGTTTTAGCATTAGTAACTCCAGATAAAGAAGCAGAAGCTAAAGAAGCTGGAGCAGATTATGTAGGTCTTCAAGAATACCTTGATAAAATCAAAGGTGGATGGACAGATGTAGATGTAATTATTACAATGCCAAGTGTAATGGGTAAGTTAGGTCCTTTAGGACGTGTATTAGGTCCTCGTGGTTTAATGCCTAACCCAAAAACAGGTACAGTAACTATGGATATCGCTAAAGCGGTAACAGAGGTTAAGGCTGGTAAAATTGACTTTAAAGTTGATAAAACAGGTATCGTACATGCAGCAATTGGTAAAGCATCTTTTAGTGCAGATAAAATTGCAGGTAATGCAAACGAATTATTAACAACATTAATGAAACTGAAACCAACTGCGGCGAAAGGAGTATATGTAAAGAGCATTTATATGTCTTCTACAATGAGTCCTAGTATAGCAGTTGATACAAAAATCGGTTAGTAGTTAAATAACTTTATATCATGACAAGAGAAGAAAAATCACAAGTTATAGAAGAATTAACTGCACAATTAGCCGATAATGCTAATATTTATTTAGCTGATATATCAGGTTTAAATGCAGGTAGTACTTCAGATTTACGTCGTGCTTGTTTTAAAGCAAACGTAAAACTAGCAGTAGTAAAAAACACATTACTTGAAAAAGCAATGGAAGCTTCAGATAAAGATTTTGGAGACTTACCATCAACGCTTAAAGGAAATACATCAGTAATGTATTCTGAGACTGGTAATGCGCCAGCAAAAGTAATTAAAGCGTTCCGTAAAAAATCTGAAAAACCTTTATTAAAAGGAGCATTTATTGAGGAAGCAGTTTATATTGGAGATGAGCAACTAGATATGTTAGTTGATATCAAATCTAAAGAAGAATTAATTGGAGATATAATTGGATTATTACAATCTCCTGCTAAGAATGTTGTTTCTGCACTTAAATCAAGCGGAGGAAAACTTTCAGGAATTCTTAAAACATTATCTCAAAAAGAGGGATAATTTAAAAAGTACGCACTTTACACTTAAATATTAAAATTAAAAAATTATTACAAATGGCAGATTTAAAAGATTTCGCAGAACAGTTAGTTAACCTTACAGTAAAAGAAGTAAATGAGTTAGCAACTATATTAAAAGATGAATACGGTATTGAGCCTGCTGCAGCTGCAGTAGCTATGGCTGGACCAGTTGCAGGTGGTGGAGACGCTGCTGAAGAGCAAACTGAGTTTGATGTAATCTTAAAAGCTCCAGGTAGCGCTAAGTTAGCTGTAGTAAAGTTAGTTAAAGAATTAACTGGTTTAGGATTAAAAGAAGCTAAAGGTTTAGTTGATGAAGCACCAAGTGCAATCAAAGAAGCAGTATCTAAAGATGAAGCAGAAGCTTTAAAGTCTCAGTTAGAAGAGGCAGGAGCAGAGGTTGAGCTTAAGTAAGCTTAACAACCATAATTAACAAAGGTTTAGGTCTGGAGCAAGTGCTCTAAGACCTAGACCATTTGTCGTATATAGGTAATACTATGTACAAACCAATTTTTTTTAATCAAAATTTCGTCCATTGATGTTAGTAACACAAGCTGAAAGATTAAATTTCTCGTCTATTATTAATAGAACTGAATATCCAGATTTCATGGATATTCAAATAAAATCCTTCCAGGATTTTTTCCAACTTGAAACAAAATCTGAAGAAAGAGGTAATGAAGGATTGTATAATACCTTCATGGAGAACTTTCCAATCACAGACACACGTAATCAATTCGTATTAGAATTCTTAGATTATTTCGTCGACCCACCAAGATATGCTATTGAAGAGTGTATAGAAAGAGGACTTACGTATAGCGTTCCATTAAAAGCAAGGTTAAAACTATATTGTACAGATCCTGAACATGAAGATTTCGAAACCATAGTTCAAGATGTGTATTTAGGAACAATACCTTACATGACACCTTCTGGTACTTTTTGTATCAACGGTGCTGAACGTGTAGTAGTATCTCAATTACATAGATCTCCAGGTGTATTTTTTGGACAATCATTCCATGCTAATGGAACAAAATTATATTCAGCAAGAGTAATACCTTTTAAAGGTTCTTGGATTGAATTTGCTACAGATATCAACCAAGTGATGTATGCATACATCGACCGTAAAAAAAAGTTACCTGTTACAACATTATTTAGAGCAATCGGTTTCGAAAGAGATAAAGATATTCTTGAAATTTTCGACTTAGCCGAAGAGGTTAAAGTTTCTAAATCTGGACTTAAAAAAGTTTTAGGAAGAAAATTAGCTGCACGTGTATTAAATACATGGTATGAAGATTTTGTTGATGAAGATACAGGAGAAGTAGTATCTATTGAGCGTAATGAGATTGTCTTAGACCGTGATACAGAATTAGATAAAGATAACATTGAAGAAATTCTTGAAATAGGTGTAAAAACTATTCTTTTACATAAAGAAACTGCACAACAAGGAGATTACGCAATTATACATAATACGCTTCAAAAAGATCCAACAAACTCTGAAAAAGAAGCCGTAGAACACATCTATAGACAACTACGTAATGCAGAACCGCCAGATGAGGAAACAGCTCGTGGTATTATAGATAAATTATTCTTTAGTGACCAACGTTACTCTCTTGGAGAAGTAGGTCGTTATAGAATGAATAAAAAATTACAATTAGATATCGGTATGGATAAGCAAGTGCTTACCAAAGAAGATATCATTACAATAATAAAATATTTAATCGAGCTTATTAACTCTAAAGCAGAGATTGATGATATTGATCACTTATCTAACCGTCGTGTACGTACAGTAGGAGAACAATTATCTTCTCAATTTGGTGTTGGTCTTGCTCGTATGGCACGTACAATTCGTGAGCGTATGAACGTTCGTGATAACGAGGTATTTACACCTATCGACTTAATTAATGCAAAGACATTATCGTCTGTAATTAATTCTTTCTTTGGTACAAACCAGTTATCTCAATTTATGGATCAAACCAATCCATTAGCCGAGATTACACACAAACGTCGTTTATCAGCTTTAGGACCTGGAGGTTTATCTAGAGAAAGAGCAGGATTCGAGGTTCGTGATGTTCACTATACTCACTACGGAAGACTTTGTCCAATTGAAACTCCAGAAGGACCAAACATTGGATTAATCTCTTCATTATCTGTTTACGCTAAAGTAAACTCTATGGGATTCATTGAAACACCTTATAGAAAAGTTACAGATGGTGTAGTAGATATTAAAAGTACACCAACATATTTAAGTGCAGAAGAAGAAGAAGAAAAATTAATTGCGCAAGCAACTGTAGATGTAGATGAAAACGGAAAAATCCTACACGACAAAGTAATTGCTCGTATGGAAGGTGACTTCCCGGTAATGGATCCAAAAGACATTCATTATACAGATGTTGCACCAAACCAGATTTCTTCAATATCTGCCTCTTTAATTCCGTTTTTAGAACATGATGATGCCAACCGTGCATTAATGGGATCTAACATGATGCGTCAAGCCGTACCATTATTACGTCCGCAAGCACCAATTGTTGGAACAGGATTAGAAAGACAAGTAGCATCAGATTCTCGTGTATTAATTAATGCTGAAGGAAATGGAGTTGTAGAGTATGTTGATGCAAAAGAAATTATAATCAAGTACGAAAGAACAGAAGATGAAGCTAAAGTAAGTTTTGACAGCGATGTGAAATCTTACCCATTAGTAAAATTCAGAAAAACAAACCAAGGTACTTCTATTAACTTAAAGCCAATTGTTAAAAAAGGTGATAAAGTTAAAAAAGGCCAAGTTTTATCTGAAGGTTACGCAACACAAAATGGAGAATTAGCTTTAGGTCGAAATATGAAAGTAGCCTTTATGCCTTGGAAAGGGTATAACTTTGAGGATGCAATTGTAATTTCAGAAAAAGTTGTTCGTGAAGACATATTCACATCAATTCATATTGATGAATATTCTTTAGACGTAAGAGATACAAAATTAGGTAACGAAGAATTAACTAACGATATTCCTAATGTTTCAGAAGAGGCTACAAAAGACTTAGATGAAAACGGAATGATTCGTATTGGTGCAGAAGTTAAACCAGGAGATATTCTTATTGGAAAAATTACTCCTAAAGGAGAAAGCGATCCAACACCAGAAGAAAAATTACTACGTGCAATCTTTGGAGATAAAGCAGGAGATGTTAAAGATGCATCATTAAAAGCTTCTCCATCATTACACGGTGTAGTAATTAATAAAAAATTATTTTCTAGAGCAATCAAAGATAAACGTAAGAGAGCTCAAGATAAAGAAGATATTGCACAATTAGAAACAGTATACAATATCAAGTTTGATGAATTACAATCTGTATTAGTTGAAAAACTATTTGCTATTGTAAACGGAAAAACTTCACAAGGTATATTTAATGATTTAGGAGAAGAAGTTTTACCAAAAGGTAAAAAATTCACACTTAAAATGTTAAATGCTGTTGATGATTATACGCACTTAACAGGTGGAACTTGGACGACTGATGACCATACAAATAAATTAGTTGCAGATTTAATTCACAACTATAAAATAAAAGAGAACGATTTACAAGGTTCTCTACGTCGTGAGAAATTTACAATTTCTGTAGGTGATGAATTACCAGCAGGAATTATAAAATTAGCAAAAGTATATATTGCTAAAAAACGTAAGTTAAAAGTAGGAGATAAAATGGCAGGACGTCACGGTAACAAAGGTATTGTTGCACGTATCGTTCGTCAAGAAGATATGCCTTTCTTAGAAGACGGAACGCCAGTAGATATCGTATTAAACCCATTAGGTGTACCATCGCGTATGAACATTGGGCAAATTTACGAAACAGTACTTGGATGGGCTGGACAAGATTTAGGAAGAACATACGCAACACCAATATTTGACGGTGCTTCTATAGATCAAATTAATGAATTTACAGATGAAGCTGGAATTCCAAGATACGGTCATACTTACTTATACGATGGTGGAACAGGAGAGCGTTTTGACCAACCAGCAACAGTTGGAGTAATCTACATGCTTAAATTAGGGCATATGGTAGACGATAAAATGCACGCACGTTCTATTGGACCATACTCATTAATTACACAACAACCATTAGGTGGTAAAGCACAATTTGGTGGTCAACGTTTTGGTGAGATGGAGGTTTGGGCACTTGAAGCTTATGGAGCATCAAGCACCCTAAGAGAAATCTTAACAGTAAAATCTGATGATGTAGTTGGTAGAGCCAAAACTTACGAAGCAATCGTAAAAGGTGAACCAATGCCAGATCCAGGATTACCAGAATCTTTTAACGTACTTATGCACGAATTAAAAGGATTAGGATTAGACATTAGATTAGAAGAATAAAAAAACTAGTAATCAGTTATCAGTCTACAGTAAAATGTAGACTGAATACTGAGTACTGAATACTAGAACAAATGGCAAGAAAGCAAGATAAGAATACAGTACAGAGATTTAACAAAATCTCAATTGGTTTAGCATCACCAGAATCTATTTTAGCAGAATCTAGAGGTGAAGTTTTAAAGCCAGAAACTATTAATTATCGTACACATAAACCAGAAAGAGATGGTTTATTCTGTGAGCGTATTTTTGGTCCTGTAAAAGACTATGAATGTGCTTGTGGTAAATATAAAAGAATTCGCTACAAAGGTATTGTTTGTGACCGTTGTGGTGTAGAAGTAACAGAAAAGAAAGTACGTCGTGATAGAGTAGGACACATCAACCTTGTTGTGCCTGTTGCTCATATCTGGTACTTCCGTTCTTTACCAAATAAAATAGGTTACTTATTAGGATTACCATCTAAGAAATTAGATATGATTATATACTACGAAAGATATGTAGTAATCCAACCTGGTAATGCTAAAAATGCAGAAGGAGAACCATTACAAAAAATGGATTTCTTAACAGAAGAAGAATACTTAAATATTCTAGAAACGCTTCCGCAGGATAATAACTATTTAGAAGACACAGACCCTAACAAGTTTATAGCTAAAATGGGAGCTGAATGTCTAATCGATTTATTAGCACGTATAGATTTAGATATTTTATCTTTTGAATTACGTCACAAAGCAAATACAGAAACGTCTAAACAACGTAAAACTGAAGCTTTAAAAAGACTTCAGGTAGTAGAAGCTTTACGTGAGTCTAACCAAAATCGTGAGAATCGTCCAGAATGGATGATCATGAAGGTAGTGCCAATTATTCCACCAGAATTAAGACCATTAGTGCCTTTAGATGGTGGACGTTTTGCAACTTCAGATTTAAATGATCTTTACCGTCGTGTAATTATTCGTAACAACCGTCTTAAAAGACTAGTTGAAATAAAAGCACCAGAAGTTATTTTACGTAATGAAAAACGTATGTTACAAGAATCTGTAGATTCATTATTTGACAACACACGTAAATCATCTGCAGTAAAAACAGATTCTAACAGACCATTAAAATCATTATCAGATTCACTTAAAGGTAAGCAAGGACGTTTCCGTCAAAACTTACTTGGTAAGCGTGTTGATTATTCTGCACGTTCTGTAATTGTTGTTGGACCAGAATTAAAATTATTTGAATGTGGATTGCCTAAAAATATGGCAGCAGAACTTTATAAGCCTTTTATTATTCGTAAATTAATAGAAAGAGGTATTGTAAAAACTGTAAAATCTGCAAAGAAAATTATAGATAAAAAAGAACCTGTAGTTTGGGATATTTTGGAAAACGTTCTTAAAGGACATCCAGTATTACTAAACCGTGCGCCTACGCTGCACCGTTTAGGTATACAAGCATTCCAACCTAAACTTATTGAAGGTAAAGCTATACAATTACACCCATTAGCATGTGCGGCATTTAATGCCGATTTTGATGGAGATCAAATGGCTGTTCACTTACCATTAGGACCAGAAGCTATTCTTGAAGCGCAATTATTAATGTTAGCGTCTCATAATATCTTAAATCCTGCAAATGGTGCTCCAGTAACTGTACCTTCTCAGGATATGGTACTTGGGTTATATTATATGACCAAATTACGTACATCTACTCCAGAAGTTCCAG from Lacinutrix sp. 5H-3-7-4 includes the following:
- a CDS encoding tyrosine-type recombinase/integrase — encoded protein: MSLKAFVDYLELERNYSQLTIKAYSKDIEAFQKYLKKNHETTTIKTANYSQIRSWIVQLVESKISNRTINRKISALNTYYKFLLKIEQLKTNPLAKHKALKTSKKIQVPFSQTEVAMAIDDLQHENNFKGLRNKLIIELFYSTGIRRIELVNLKIKDINQANKTLKVLGKRNKERYVPLLDSVNKTINQYIEKRQELKNIKDQEYLFLTKRGVKIYETLVYRIINEYFSLASNKVKKSPHILRHSFATHLLNQGADLNAVKELLGHSSLAATQVYTHNSIAQLKEVYLKAHPRSKK
- the nusG gene encoding transcription termination/antitermination protein NusG; translated protein: MAEVGEKKWYVVRAVSGQENKIKTYIENEIARLGLQDYVEQVLVPTENVVQIRNGKKINKEKVYFSGYIMIKANLTGEVPHIIKGITNVIGFLGATKGGDPLPLRQSEVNRMLGKVDELTVEADTNVAIPYTKGETVKVIDGPFNGFDGTIENINEEKRKLEVMVKIFGRKTPLELSYMQVEKI
- the tuf gene encoding elongation factor Tu → MAKATFDRSKPHLNIGTIGHVDHGKTTLTAAITKVLADAGLSEARDFDTIDNAPEEKERGITINTSHVEYQTANRHYAHVDCPGHADYVKNMVTGAAQMDGAILVVAATDGPMPQTREHILLGRQVGIPRIVVFLNKVDMVDDEELLELVDMEVRELLSFYEYDGDNGPVVSGSALGALNGEQKWVDTVLELMEQVDAWIEEPLREVDKDFLMPIEDVFSITGRGTVATGRIETGIANTGDPVEIIGMGAEKLTSTITGIEMFRQILDRGEAGDNAGILLRGIEKSQISRGMVITKPGSVTPHAKFKAEVYILKKEEGGRHTPFHNNYRPQFYVRTTDVTGNIALPDGVEMVMPGDNLTITVELINTIAMNVGLRFAIREGGRTVGAGQVTEILD
- the rplJ gene encoding 50S ribosomal protein L10; translated protein: MTREEKSQVIEELTAQLADNANIYLADISGLNAGSTSDLRRACFKANVKLAVVKNTLLEKAMEASDKDFGDLPSTLKGNTSVMYSETGNAPAKVIKAFRKKSEKPLLKGAFIEEAVYIGDEQLDMLVDIKSKEELIGDIIGLLQSPAKNVVSALKSSGGKLSGILKTLSQKEG
- the hpf gene encoding ribosome hibernation-promoting factor, HPF/YfiA family; amino-acid sequence: MKVNTQAVNFNADQKLLNFIQTRMDKLDNYYDKVIKSDVFLKVQNTSDKENKIFEAKVSVPGDSLVIKKQCKTFEEGTDMAVASLQRQLKKRKEKLRAHL
- the secE gene encoding preprotein translocase subunit SecE, whose product is MAGIVNYIKESFGELKNNVTWTPWSEVQSLTILVAVFSIVFSLAIWGIDTVFSKVIGFYFNNFVN
- the rpoB gene encoding DNA-directed RNA polymerase subunit beta, which codes for MLVTQAERLNFSSIINRTEYPDFMDIQIKSFQDFFQLETKSEERGNEGLYNTFMENFPITDTRNQFVLEFLDYFVDPPRYAIEECIERGLTYSVPLKARLKLYCTDPEHEDFETIVQDVYLGTIPYMTPSGTFCINGAERVVVSQLHRSPGVFFGQSFHANGTKLYSARVIPFKGSWIEFATDINQVMYAYIDRKKKLPVTTLFRAIGFERDKDILEIFDLAEEVKVSKSGLKKVLGRKLAARVLNTWYEDFVDEDTGEVVSIERNEIVLDRDTELDKDNIEEILEIGVKTILLHKETAQQGDYAIIHNTLQKDPTNSEKEAVEHIYRQLRNAEPPDEETARGIIDKLFFSDQRYSLGEVGRYRMNKKLQLDIGMDKQVLTKEDIITIIKYLIELINSKAEIDDIDHLSNRRVRTVGEQLSSQFGVGLARMARTIRERMNVRDNEVFTPIDLINAKTLSSVINSFFGTNQLSQFMDQTNPLAEITHKRRLSALGPGGLSRERAGFEVRDVHYTHYGRLCPIETPEGPNIGLISSLSVYAKVNSMGFIETPYRKVTDGVVDIKSTPTYLSAEEEEEKLIAQATVDVDENGKILHDKVIARMEGDFPVMDPKDIHYTDVAPNQISSISASLIPFLEHDDANRALMGSNMMRQAVPLLRPQAPIVGTGLERQVASDSRVLINAEGNGVVEYVDAKEIIIKYERTEDEAKVSFDSDVKSYPLVKFRKTNQGTSINLKPIVKKGDKVKKGQVLSEGYATQNGELALGRNMKVAFMPWKGYNFEDAIVISEKVVREDIFTSIHIDEYSLDVRDTKLGNEELTNDIPNVSEEATKDLDENGMIRIGAEVKPGDILIGKITPKGESDPTPEEKLLRAIFGDKAGDVKDASLKASPSLHGVVINKKLFSRAIKDKRKRAQDKEDIAQLETVYNIKFDELQSVLVEKLFAIVNGKTSQGIFNDLGEEVLPKGKKFTLKMLNAVDDYTHLTGGTWTTDDHTNKLVADLIHNYKIKENDLQGSLRREKFTISVGDELPAGIIKLAKVYIAKKRKLKVGDKMAGRHGNKGIVARIVRQEDMPFLEDGTPVDIVLNPLGVPSRMNIGQIYETVLGWAGQDLGRTYATPIFDGASIDQINEFTDEAGIPRYGHTYLYDGGTGERFDQPATVGVIYMLKLGHMVDDKMHARSIGPYSLITQQPLGGKAQFGGQRFGEMEVWALEAYGASSTLREILTVKSDDVVGRAKTYEAIVKGEPMPDPGLPESFNVLMHELKGLGLDIRLEE
- the rplK gene encoding 50S ribosomal protein L11 is translated as MAKELGKVVKLQVRGGAANPSPPVGPALGAAGVNIMEFCKQFNARTQDKAGKVLPVVISVYKDKSFDFVIKTPPAAVQLLEAAKVKKGSGEPHVRKVAKVSWDQIKTIAEDKMVDLNAFTIDSAMKMIAGTARSMGITVKGGDAPN
- the rplA gene encoding 50S ribosomal protein L1, producing MARLTKKRKEAVAKLEKDKVYSVQEASALIKEITNTKFDASVDLAVRLGVDPRKANQMVRGVVSLPHGTGKDVKVLALVTPDKEAEAKEAGADYVGLQEYLDKIKGGWTDVDVIITMPSVMGKLGPLGRVLGPRGLMPNPKTGTVTMDIAKAVTEVKAGKIDFKVDKTGIVHAAIGKASFSADKIAGNANELLTTLMKLKPTAAKGVYVKSIYMSSTMSPSIAVDTKIG
- the rplL gene encoding 50S ribosomal protein L7/L12 — protein: MADLKDFAEQLVNLTVKEVNELATILKDEYGIEPAAAAVAMAGPVAGGGDAAEEQTEFDVILKAPGSAKLAVVKLVKELTGLGLKEAKGLVDEAPSAIKEAVSKDEAEALKSQLEEAGAEVELK